In Runella sp. SP2, the genomic window AGTCGTTTTATGAGCCTTACCTACGTTTTATGAACCGAGCGCATAACGCGCAAGAGTCGGAGCAATGTGTAAAGTTGGCCCAAGATCATGGCTTTGATAACCTGACGATTGACCTGATTTATGGCATGAGCCAAGCGCATTTGGGGATGGTTCCAACCCTCAGTGACGAACAACTCTGGCAACAAGACCTTGACAAAGCAATGGCACTCGAAACGCCGCATATTTCGGCCTATAACCTGACCATTGAGCCAAAAACGGCGTTGGGAAATTGGCTCAAAAAAGGAAAAATAAAACCCGTTGACGAAGAGTTATCGGCGCGGCATTTTGAGCAGATGGTTCGCTCCTTGACGCAGGCTGGGTACGAGCAATACGAAATTTCCAACTTTGCTAAAAATGGCCAATATGCCCGCCACAACAGCAGCTACTGGAAGCGGCGGCCGTACCTAGGCGTTGGGCCGAGCGCGCATTCATTCAATGGTGTTTCGAGGCAATACAACGTGTCTAACAACGCTATGTATCTTATTGGTATTCAGGCGAAAAAGCCTGTTTTTGAACTAGAAGAATTGTCAGTCTTTGACCAAGTAAATGACTATATTTTGACCAGTCTTAGGACGATTTGGGGCTGTGATTTGGCGGTTATCTGGGACATAGGGAAAGTTGACTTGCTGAAAGAACAAAAGGAGTACGTTGAAAAATTTCTTGAAAAAAATTGGGTAGAAGTACGAAACAATGTACTGTTTCTCACCGACAAGGGGAAATTATTTGCCGACCGAATTGCGTCTGATTTGTTTTTAGTTTGAACAATTGAATTCCTTTTTCGATTTTTGTTACATCTAATCTGTCACACTATTTGCTAATCACCTTTTAGTCCTCTATGGCTGTTAACCGAATTCGCCCTAACACCCCTGCATCAGCGCCCTTGCCCAAAACAAAAAGTTGGAAATCGATTCTAACGCGTTTTGTGTTAAAGAGCATATTGTATTTTTTGGTTGGGTCGGTGATTTGGGTGACAGTGCTCAAGTTTGTGCCCGTTTGGTTTACGCCTTTCATGCTTGTACGAAAAGTGGAGGCTATTACGGATGGTCGTAGTAGTAAAATTTATTCGGATTGGACTCCCATTGAAGACATGTCAAAAGAGGCGCCGTTGTCGGTAGTAGCTTCCGAAGATCAACTTTTCCCTGAGCATTGGGGCTTTGATTTTAAAGCCATGGGCAACGCATTTCAATCCAATTTGAAGGGAAAAAAAATCAGAGGCGCAAGCACCATTTCGCAACAAGTAGCCAAAAACGTCTTTTTGTGGCAAGGCCGCAGTTACGTTCGTAAAGTTTTAGAAGTATATTTTACGCTCTTAATTGAGGTGATTTGGGGAAAAGAACGTATCTTAGAGGTATATTTAAATGTAGCTGAGACAGGCAATATGACTTTTGGGTACGAGGCTGCTGCTCAACGTTTCTTTCAAAAATCGTCGGCCAATCTAACTCGTACTGAAGCAGCCCGTATCGCAGCGGTATTGCCAAGCCCTTTACGTTTTTCAATTAAAAACCCGTCGAGTTATACGCTGAGACGTACACAGCAAATAGCTCGCCAAATGCGAATGTTGGGCCGAGATTATACCGCAAAACTGTAAGAATATGCTTATTTTCTGAGTTAAATTTTCTTGTAAGTGGCTCATTATGTGTGTTTTAGATTGTTTTTGTATCGGTAGAAAAGTATATTCTACTAGATATATCAACTTTTGGCATAATTATTGCCTGTAAAATTATACTATACCAATTACCCTACGTAAACTTAAATAATTGATTATCACAGAGTTGCCCTCTTGTGGGTTGCGAAGCTGTAACGTCATTTTAACAAGTATTAACGATGTAGTAGGGGCATGATTCGAAATGTTTTACGCATTATTGGGTGTGCGGTGTTTTGGGCCGCGTGGCTGCTTCATTTTGAAGCACACACTCAGGCTGTACCCTGCGGAACTCCCCACGAAAATGCGGACGAAATTCAGCGCCGAGAAAGCCGAGTCATTCAGCTAAAACAAAAGTTTGCCGAACAGTACGCAACAGCCGCCATTCAAACGGTTCAGTATATCCCAATAAAAGCGCATATACTAAGAAGAACAGATGGTACAGGCGGCCTTAGCATCGCAGATCTCAACATCGCGCTTGCCCAAGTCAATTCGTATTATATCAACGTAGGTAGCGGGCTCCAATTTTATTTTTGTGGTTCTCCCAATTACGTCAATAACACCACTTTCTACGATTACGACAATACCGAAGAGTCTCCCCTCTGTAATGCCAACGATGTGACGAACGCCATCAACGTTTATTTTCCCAATACCATACAGTTTGGCAGTTTGGCAGTGTCAGGATACGCGTACTTTCCGAGTACTTTGGCAAGCACTAATCGACTTTTTGTACAGGCCAGTAATGCTACCGATTTGCGAACGTTTACGCACGAATTAGGCCACTATTTTAATTTATTACATACTTTCCAAGGAAGCACAGACCCCAATTTAGCCAACCGTGAATTGGTTCAGGGAGGCAACTGTGCAACAAAAGGAGATTTGGTTTGTGACACCCCTGCCGATCCTTACGGACGAGATTCGGTAAGCTTGCTCGGCTGTAGTTATACTGGAACGGCACGAGATCCCCAAAATCAGTTGTACAATCCGTCGCTTTCCAACATCATGTCGTATTATCCGATTGCGTGCGGAAATACTTTTACGGCAGGGCAAATGAACCGAATCAGCGGAGGGGTTTTGTTACGAACTGATGGTGCAAACCAATATTCACTCACTTGTGGTTCTACCGTCACAGGAGCTAATGTGCCAAGTAATTTAGCAGGAATACTAGGGCCATCGGGAGTAACGCTGACATTTACCGACAATTCTTCTAACGAGTCAGGGTTTATCATTGAGCGCTCAACGACCTCCGCTACCGCGGGTTTTGTACCTATTGGCGGTATTGCACCCAACGTTACGACTTACTTAGACCAAACAACCACCGCGTTTACGACTTATTATTACCGCGTAAAGGCATCCAATTCTTCGACCGATTACAGCGCTGTATATAGCATCACTACAGGGCTTAACTATTGTACTCCAACCTACACTACGCCATGTTCGACGCTCCAAGTATTGATTGATGATTTTATCTTGAGACAGGGAGCCACAACCATCATTAACAACGTCAACTCCAATTGTTCGCCAGGTAATTTTGGAGATTACACCTCCACGCTTTACAACGTAACCGCAGGTAGTACTTACACGTTTACGGCGAGGGCTACTTCAGGGGGCGTTGGTACTTATTTTGACCAACATATTACGATATGGCTTGATTATGACCAAGATGGGGTCTTTGAAGCATCCGAAAGGGTATATCAAAGTACGGATATTTCTTCGACAAGGATGAACCCTACGGCA contains:
- the hemW gene encoding radical SAM family heme chaperone HemW encodes the protein MHLYLHIPFCKQACHYCDFHFSTQLKSKTEMVAAICREIELQQDYLPTRMLETVYFGGGTPSILTQNELEQILETIHRFFKVEPGAEITLEANPDDLTSEKLRALKLFVNRLSIGLQSFYEPYLRFMNRAHNAQESEQCVKLAQDHGFDNLTIDLIYGMSQAHLGMVPTLSDEQLWQQDLDKAMALETPHISAYNLTIEPKTALGNWLKKGKIKPVDEELSARHFEQMVRSLTQAGYEQYEISNFAKNGQYARHNSSYWKRRPYLGVGPSAHSFNGVSRQYNVSNNAMYLIGIQAKKPVFELEELSVFDQVNDYILTSLRTIWGCDLAVIWDIGKVDLLKEQKEYVEKFLEKNWVEVRNNVLFLTDKGKLFADRIASDLFLV
- the mtgA gene encoding monofunctional biosynthetic peptidoglycan transglycosylase, with the protein product MAVNRIRPNTPASAPLPKTKSWKSILTRFVLKSILYFLVGSVIWVTVLKFVPVWFTPFMLVRKVEAITDGRSSKIYSDWTPIEDMSKEAPLSVVASEDQLFPEHWGFDFKAMGNAFQSNLKGKKIRGASTISQQVAKNVFLWQGRSYVRKVLEVYFTLLIEVIWGKERILEVYLNVAETGNMTFGYEAAAQRFFQKSSANLTRTEAARIAAVLPSPLRFSIKNPSSYTLRRTQQIARQMRMLGRDYTAKL